CGGAGCATCGCTTTGAGCGGCTAGCACCGGCGACACGGCCGCGGCGGCTAGGCTGGCCCCTAAGCCACCCAGTATCTGGCGGCGGCTGAAATTATTTTCCTTGTCCATTGAAAATGTAGGGTTGAAAAGCTGCGGGAATACTAGCGCTTCGGGAAGCTGCCTACCCCCACTGGCACCAGCGAGCCAAGCGGCAGCTACCCGAAGCGGCCTTTCATACGACATTCAAAACCCGCAGTTGCTACTGCGGAGCTTGGCTGGGTCGACGCTTACTCCCCGTACTATCGGCTGCTAGCGAAGCTGCTCCTGCCAAAAAAAGGGGCACCTTCCGAAGAAGATGCCCCTTTTAAGGTGATATGTTGCTCGAAGTTGCTAGTCGGCAAGCAGGGCTATAAGCGCCTAGCTCAGCGCATCCTCAGCCGACTTCCCTACCCCAGGTAGGCGTGCCAGTTCTGGTCGAGGGTGCCGGCCGAGAGCTTGAGGAAGCCCGCGAGGGTAGGCTTTTTGGGCTGGCTGCGCAACGGCATGTTGGCTTCGGCGGGCGTGCGCTGGCCCTTGGCGTGGTTGCAGCGCGAGCAGGCCGTGACGAGGTTGGTCCAGCCCGAGTCGCCGCCGCGCGAGCGGGGCAATACGTGGTCAAGGGTCAGCACTTTGGTCGAGCCGCAGTACTGGCACTCGTACTGGTCGCGCTTGAAAATATTGTGGCGGCTGAGCGCGATGCCCTTGTAGGGCACGCGCACGTAGCGCGCCAGCCGGATGATGCTCGGCTTGGGATAGGCCTGTGAGACGGTGCGGAGGGTGCCATGCTCCGACTTAGCCACCATCTCGGCTTTATCCAAAAACAATAGAACGAACGCCTTCTGCACGCTGCATAAGGTAATGGCGGTGTAATCGCCATTGAGTACAAGCACTTTCTGGTCCATATACGGTAGGCGAAAACTAGCAGACTGCAAGCTACTAGCTAATCGGCATAACAACAAAAGCCGCCAGCCGAATGATTCACTCGGGGGCAGGGCAATGTAGCGCGCAGTAGCACGGACTTTTAGTCCGCGCCCGCACCGTTCGTCCATCGTTCAAACGCGGACTAAAAGTCCGCCCTACCCCCGCCCTACTGAATGGTGTGGAACAGGCGGTTCCAGCGCACCTTGTGCCAGAAGTCGCCGAAGGGGTCGAGCGAGAGCCAGATGAGTACGGCCTTGCCCACTACGTGGTCTTCGGGCACGAAGCCCCAGAAGCGCGAGTCCTCGGAGTTGTGGCGGTTGTCGCCCATCATCCAGTAGTAGTTCTGCTTGATGGTGTAGCTGGTGAGCGGCTTGCCATCCTGCAAAATCATGCCGCTGGGGCTCCAGGTGATATTTTTGTTGTGCTCGTACTGGCTCACGATTTTGTAGTAAATCGCGGCGTTGCCGGGCGAGAGCGCTATCGTCTGGCCCTTTTTGGGGATGGGCAGCGGGCCATAGTTGTCGAGCTGCCACTTGCGCTGCACCGCGCTCGCAGCTCCCGACACGTGAAAATCGGCCACGTCGGGGAAGAGCTGCACGGCCGGTGCGGTCACGGTCAGCGCCTTCACGTAGGGCTGCTTTCTAAAGTAATCGGCCACGGCCGCCGGGCAGCTGATGTAGTAGCCTAGCTTACCCGTTTCGGGGTCGGTACTGGCCCCCGGAATGCCGTCGGGCTGGTCGTAGTCCACTACTCCTTGGTCGTGCAGGGCCTGGCGCACCTCGTCGTTGGGCGTGTCCACGGCCATGAAGTACGTGGTTTGGGGCGAGCCGCCAATGGTGCCGGGCTTGCCATCCAGAAAAATCTGGCCGTTGCGGATTTCCAGCGTGTCGCCCGCAATGGCGATGCAGCGCTTAATGTAGTTGGTGCGCAGGTCGGCTGGGTACTGCTGCTCGTGCGGCACGTGAAACACCACCACGTCGTTGCGCTTAATGGAACTGAAGCCCGGAAAGCGATACGTCGGCAGTTGAATGGCATCGGAGTAGCTCTTCACGTTGAGAATCGGCACTGTTTGGTGCGTGAGGGGCACCTGCAAGGGCGTTTGGGGCGTGAGGGGCCCGTAGTGCAGCTTGCTCACGAAGAGGTAGTCGCCCACTAGCAGCGAGTGCTCCATGCTCGGCGACGGGATGACGTATGCCTCAAACGTGGCCCAGCGGATGAGCGTGGCCGCGATAACGGCAAACAGCAGCGAGTCAACCCACTCGCGGCTTTTACTCTTCGGCGGTTTAGGCGGGGCAGTGGGGTCGGCTTTGCGAAGCAGCATGAAACGGGGGGTAGGCACTCGGCGCGCCAGTTATTATTCAACAAAGTAACAACGTAGCCCGCCGCTTTATAAACCCAGTAGCTCTTTCATGCCGAATACACCGTGGCGGCCGGGCAGCCACTCGGCCGCCAGCAGCGCGCCCAGGGCAAAGCCCTCGCGCGAGTGGGCCTCGTGGCGCAGCTCGATGGTATCGGCGCTGGAGGTGTAGCGCACCTCGTGGGTGCCCACCACCTCGCCCTGCCGCTCGCTGAGGATGGTCAGCTCGCCCGGGCTTTGGGCGGGGGCGTTGCGCCAGGAGGTTTTGGCCGGAAAATTGGCCAGAATGCCCTGGGCTGCCGTGAGGGCCGTGCCGCTGGGCTGGTCCACCTTGTGCACGTGATGAATCTCGCGCACCTGCACATCGTAGCCAGCCGCAAACTGGTGCATTTTGGCCGCGATGTACTCATTAAAGTGAAAGAACAGGTTCACACCCACGCTGTAGTTGGAGGCGTAGAAGAGTGCGCCGTTGGTTTCCGCCACCAGCGCTTCGGCTTCCTCCAGGTGGTGCAGCCAGCCCGTAGAGCCGCAGACCAGGGGTAGGCCCTGGCGCAGGCAGGCCGCCACGTTGCCAAACGCCGCCTCGGGGTGCGTAAACTCGATGGCCACATCTACCTGCGCCGGGGTAAAATCCGCGATGCGCGAGCCGGATGCCGCGTGGTCCACGATGCCCACGATGGCGTGGCCCCGGCCGACAGCCAGCCCGGCAATCGTCTGGCCCATCTTGCCGTAGCCAATTAGAAGAATGTTCATTTTTGAATCATTGGTTGAAATCAGGTGCGATTGCTTCGCAGGCTCGCACTGACAAACGATTTCAGCCAGCAAGCTACTTCGTGCGCAACGTCAGGCCCAGGCCGGGAGCTGGCACCAGCTGCCCCGGCACCGGCAGCAGTACCGGCTGCCAGTTCAGCGACAGGTTATCGCTCACGTCGAAGTCGTGCAGGTGCGCGTCTACCACCGCATCCAGAATTTGCAGCCCAAAGCCCAGCCCACTTATCAGGATGGACAAGTCGAGGTTGCGGCGGTAGAAGATGAGGCCGTTGAGGGTAACATTAGGATTAGCGGCGACGGCGGCAGCTAGTGCGGTACGCACGCCATCTTTGTCGCTTATTTCGTAGTCTTTAGCGTCATTTATCTGTTGGGCTACCGTTTTGGTAGAGGTAGGCCGCAGGTTGTTGGCAAATTTGTAGTAGCCGTAATATCTCACCTGATAACTCACCCAATAGCCCAGGCCGCCCACCATGCCGTACACGAGGGGCAGCTTCCAGTATTTGTGGTTGTAAATCTGGCCCGTGCCGGGCACCAAAGCGAGAATGCCGGCCTTTTCGGGCCGCGTGAGGTGCAGGCCAAACAGCCGCTCGGTGCGCTTGGCCGAGTCGGCGGCGGCCTGGCTACGCTTTTCCTTCTTGCTCAGCTTGCGCACCGTGGAGGTATCGGGCCGCACGATGGGCGGCGCGTTCAGGCCGGTGCCCGCGCCCAGCGGGTTGGGGGTAGTAGAGGTTGGGTACTGCGCCCACGCCGGGGCCGCGCCCGCCAGCAGCAGCACTAAGCCCAGGAGCCAGCCCCAGCCGCGCCGGGGGGGTAGGAGAAGCAAGATGTTTTTCATAAGCAAGCCGCTAACGCCAGCTGGCGCGCCAAATTGCGGCCCCTACGCAGGGTGCAGAATGTGCAGGATGCGTTGCATATCCTCCACCGAATCGAAGGAAATCTTGATTTCGCCCCGGCCCTGCGCGCCCGGCCGCAGCTGCACCTTCGAGCCAAAGTGGTCGGTGAGCTGGCGCTCGGTGCGGCGCAGCTCGGCCACCGGCACCACCGGCGTGGGCTGGGGCCGGCTCGCCGCGGCGCTACCCCCCGCCGGCCGGCCAAAGCCAGCGCGCACGACTTCCTCCACCCGCCGTACCGACAAGTCCTCGGCCACGATGCGCCGGAACAAGTCCACCTGCTGCTGCGGGTCCTCGATGTTGATGAGGGCGCGGGCGTGGCCCATGCCAATCACTGAGTCGCGCAGCCCAATCTGGATGCTGGGCGGCAGCTTCAGCAGGCGTAGGTAGTTGGTCACGGTTGAGCGGTTTTTGCCCACCCGCTCGCCCAGGTCTTCCTGGCGCAGCTGGCACTCGCTGAGCAGCCGCTGGTAGCTGAGCGCGATTTCAATCGCGTTCAGGTTTTCGCGCTGAATGTTCTCAATCAGCGCCATTTCCAGCATCTGCTGGTCATCGGCCTTGCGGATGTAGGCCGGAATGGTATCGAGCCCGGCCAGCTTACTAGCTTGCAGGCGGCGCTCGCCCGAGATGAGCTGGTAGGAGTTGGTGCCCAGCTGGCGCACCGTCACGGGCTGGATAATTCCCTGAATCTTAATGCTGTCGGCCAGCTCAGCCAGTGCCTCCTGGTCGAAGTGCGAGCGCGGCTGGAAAGGGTTGGCCTCAATCTGGTCTACCGATAGCTGGCCCACCGAGTTGAGCGGGTTGGCCACGAGCCGCTGCTCGCGGTCGCCCTTTTTATCGTAGCTGCCCTCAATCAGCGCGTTGAGGCCCCGGCCCAGGCCCCCGATTTTGCGCTTGGCCACGCCGGCCACGCCGGGGTTGGCGCTCAGGGCCGCCTGAATTTTCTCTTCGTTCTTCTCTACAGACATAATTCCGTCGGCGCGGCCCAAAAGGCAAGCAGCGGCCGAAGGTCAAAATTACGCCCTGGCGGGCGAAGGGCAAGCCGGGCCGTAATTCAATACGACCAGTGCCCGCGGTCCGACGAATGGCGCAGACAGGCGTGAATCATTTCGGGGGTTAGCTCGGGAAAGTCGCGCAGCAAAGCCGCTTCCGTCAGGCCGCTGCCGAGCCATTCAAGTATATCGGCCACGCCGATGCGCGTGCCGGTCAGGTAGGGCCGCCCCCCGCGCACGGTCGGGTCAGAACTGATGAGGGGATTGCGGGGATGGGTAGGCATTAGCAGGGTAAGAGTGTTGGAAAAAGGGGGTGCAAGTTGCTGGTATTATGGCTATCGCAAGCTCAACACTTCCGTTACTTCGCACACACCGGCTGGCAGCCCATCCATAAAGAAGCCCCGTACACCAGGCCGGATGTGCTGGCGGTGAAAGTCACGTCTTTCCGGCATTAGAATAAACATATTAGCCTGCCCGACTGGCGAAAAAGGGCCATTGGGGATAACGTAGCCGTCAGGGTCCAGAAACTCTGGATAAATCATAAAACGCCATCCTGGCACAATGGTCTTGTCTTCGTAGCAAAAATCCCAACGGATGCCTTGATAAGCCGGAGTTTTCCGGCCCCCCTCCTCAACGGTAAATAATCGGTAGGTGACGCGAAAGTCCGGTTCGCGGCCAAACGTTTTTGTGTAATCTGTTGGCTGGTCAGCTGCGTAGGCCTGGGCGGCCTCAATTGCTTGCTGCGTCAGTTCTGGAAAATCTTGTAGAATCCCGGCCACATCCATCCCTTTACCCAGCCAGCCTAACACGTCGCGCACACTGATGCGAGTGCCCGCAATACACGGCCGGCCAAACCGGATTTCGGGGTCGATGCCAATGAGCGGATGGGCGGGTGAGGAAAGCACACACTTTTAGCTAGTAGCTTAGATAAGAACACGTAAGCGCGGAATGCAAAGCCCAGGCTACACTTACGCCAGCTCGTCCTCAGCCGCTTCCTCCGGCCGGGCCTCCACGCTGTTTTTCTCCACGATTTCGCGGGCCAGGTTGAGGTAACTGATGGCCCCTTTGCTCTCGGCATCATGCAGAATGACCGGAATGCCGAAGCTCGGCGACTCGCTCAGCTTCACATTGCGCGGGATGATGGTGTCGAACACGAGCTGCTGGAAGTGCAGCTGCACTTCCTCCACTACCTGGTTGCTGAGGCGCAGGCGCACGTCGTACATCGTGAGCAGAATGCCTTCGATTTCGAGGTTGGTGTTGAGCCGGCTCTGAATTATCTTAATGGTATTCAGGAGCTTACCTAAGCCTTCGAGCGCGAAATACTCGCACTGCACCGGGATGATGACCGAGTGCGCCGCCGTGAGGGCGTTCACCGTGATGAGGCCCAGCGAGGGCGAGCAGTCAATGATGATGAAGTCGTACTGGTCGGCCAGGGGGCGCAGGGCCTCCTTCATCTTCTCCTCGCGGTTGGGCAGGTTTATCATCTCCACTTCGGCCCCCACCAGGTCAATGTGCGAGGGCATGAGGTCGAGGTGGGGTAGAATATTAGTTTGCAGGATGATATCCTGCGGCGCGATGCCGTCCACCATGCACTCATACACGCTGTTTTCGATGTCCTTGGGGTCGAAGCCCACGCCCGAAGTGGCGTTAGCCTGCGGGTCGGCATCCACGAGCAGGGTGCGGTAGTCCAGAGCCGCCAGCGAGGCGGCCAGGTTAATGGCTGAGGTGGTTTTGCCGACGCCGCCCTTCTGGTTGGCTACCGCGATAATCTTACCCATAACAAAAGCTATACGAGGAAACGCACGAATTGAACGACTAAGCTAACCGCGTTCAATCTACAAAATAAGGCTATAAAAAACGGATACCCCAAGCGCCACGTCCCGGCCGCACCCGGATGCGTCGCGCCAAGCCAGCCGTGCGGCGGTGCCCGGCGCGGCCCGCCCGCGCCCCTACCTTTGCAACCGACACTCCAAGCTGATGTTTCTACCCGCGCTGCGCCTCCGACTTGGCCGCTGGCTGGCACTGCTGGCCGGCCCGGCGCTGCTGGCCGCCTGCCAGGGCAACGGCCTTTCGGCGGCCGACGAGCGCCGGGTGTTTCGCTACAACCAGCCCGAAGCCCTCACCTCGCTCGACCCCGCCTTTGCCCGCAACCAGGCCAATAGTTGGGCCACCGCGCAGCTGTATAACGGCCTGCTGGCGCTGGATTCGACCCTGCAGCTCGCGCCCGCGCTGGCCCGCCGCTACCACATTTCGCCCGACGGGCTGACGTATACCTTCACGCTGCGGCGCGGGGTGCGCTTCCACGACGATGCGGCGTTTCAGGGGGGTAGGGGGCGGCTGGTAACGGCTGCCGACTTCGTTTATAGCTTTCGCCGCTTATTTGATGCCAAAACGGCCTCGCCGGGCGGCTGGATTTTTCGGGGTAAGGTGCTGGAAGACAAGCAGGGAAATATCAGCGACACCTGCTTCGTGGCGGCGAACGACTCTACGCTGCGCATTCACTTGAAAGCGCCGTTTATTCCGTTTCTGAGCTTGCTCACCATGCCCTACGCCTACGTGGTGCCGCACGAGGCAGTGGAAAAGTACGGTAAGGATTTCCGGGCGCATCCGGTGGGCACCGGGCCGTTCCGGTTTCACGCCTGGGACGAGGGCAACGTGCTGCTTTACCAACGCAACGCAACCTACTGGCGACGCGACGCGCAGGGCCGCGCCCTACCCTACCTCGACGCGGTAGCCATCAGCTTCATCGCCGACCGCAAAACCGAGTTTCTAACCTTTTTGCAGGGAAAATTGGACTTTCTGAGCGGTATCCGCGAGGGCTCCCGCGACCTGATTCTGAACCCTGATGGTACAGTGCGGGCCGACTTCCGGGGCCGCTTCAACCTTCAAAAAGCGCCCTACCTCAACACGGAGTACCTGGGCTTTCAGCTCGATAGCGCCCACCTCACCGGCGAGCAGGCGGCGCAAGGCCGCGCCCTGCGCGACCCGCGCGTGCGCCAGGCCCTGGGCTACGCCCTCAACCGGCCCGAACTGCTGGCCTACGTGCTCAACCACGTGGGGCGGCCGGGCACGGCGGGCTTTGTGCCGGCCGCACTACCCTCCTTTTCGGCGGCTAAGGTGCCCGGCTACACCTTTCAGCCCGACCGGGCGCGGGCGCTGCTGGCGGCGGCCGGCTACGGCCCGCGCCACCCGCTGCAGCTGCGCCTCAGCACCGTGGCCGAGCGCAAGGCGGTGGGCGAATACCTGCAGAAAAACTGGGCCAACGTGGGCGTACAGGTGCAGATTGACATCAACCAGTCGGCAGCCCAGCAGGAGCTGGTGGACAACGGCCGCGTCGCCTTCTTCACCAAGAGCTGGCTCGGCGACTACCCCGATGCCGAAAACTACCTGGCCCTGTTCTATTCGCCCAACTTCAGCCCCGCCGGTCCCGACAAAACGCACTATAAAGCAGCCGAATACGACCAGCTCTACCAGCAGGCCATCCGGGAGCATGACGCGGCCCGGCGCACGGCCCTCTACCAGGCAATGGACCGCCTGGTGGTGCGCGACGCGCCCGTGCTGTCGCTCTACTACGACGAGGTGATTCGTCTCACTCAGCGCAACGTGCGCGGCCTCGCGCCCAACCCCATGAACCAGCTGGAGCTAGAGCGGGTGCGGAAGGAGTAGTCCTCATTCTTTCAGCGCCATGCCCGCCAGCGGGTCCAGCTGCCCTTTCAAGTAGTTGATGTAGCCCTGCAAATTGGCCGGAATATTCTCTTCGGCAAACACGCTTTTGGCCGGCTGCCCGGCCGGGTGCACTTTGATGAGGGTAGCCGGCAGGTCGGAGGTATTGCCCGCGTAGCGCTCGTCGAGCTGGCTGAAGCCGATGCGCTGAGCCTCGGCCAGCAGGGCGGCTACTTTGGTGGGAGGTAGGCTGAGCGTGCGCTTGCCCACCACCGGCACGAAGCGCTGGCCCTCATACTCCACCCGGCCATCGGCGAAAATGGTGGCCGTGTAGGCCGGGCAGGTGCCGTAGCAGGGCGTGCGCTGAAACACCAGCACCGGCTCGGGCTGAGCCGCTCGCGGGGGGGTAGGGGCAGTAGCGGCCCGGCTGGCGCGGGGCATTTTTTTCTGCGCGCAGGCGGGCAGGGTTAGCAGCAGGAGCCAGAGAAGGAAGCGCATAAAAAAAGTATTGGGGAAGCGTTAGCTGGCCGTAAGGTAGTTGCTTGCTACTTACGGCCAGCTAGCGCTTCCCCAATACTTTTCCCGGTAAGCTAACGCCTACCACATATTTCCCTACCCCTTCTTTTTGGCCTGGGCGTCGCGCTCCTGGGCGGTGCGCATGGCCTCGGCGATGCGGGCCTGGAAGCCGCCGGGCTTCTTGTCCTTGTTCTTAATCTTGTTGGCATCGAGCTGCGCCCGAATCTTAGTATCGTTCACAAAGGAGCGGGTCAGGGCCTGCTGGCCCAGGGTTACCACGTTGGAAACCAAGTAGTACCAGGTAAGGCCCGCGGCGAAGCTGTTAAGAACGAAGAAGAAAATCAGCGGCATGAGGTAGCTGTAAAACTTCATCGGCCCCTGCATGGCCGAGGCGTTCATCTGATTGCTCTGGTAGGTCATGAAGAGCGTCGAAATCGTCATCAGCACCGTGAACAGGCTGATGTGGCTGCCCAGGTAGGGCAGGGTGAAGGGCAGCAGAATCGGGTTGTCGTAGGTACTCAGGTCCTTCGCCCACAGGAAAGGCTCCTGCCGCAGCTCAATGGCGTTGGGGAAAAACTGGAACATGGCGAACAAAATCGGCAGCGTAAGCAACGTGGGCACGCAGCCGCTGAGCGGCGACACCCCAAACTGATTATACAGCTTCATCGTCTCCTGCTGGTTCTTCACCTGGTCGTCGGGGTGCTTGGCCTTTATCGCATCTATTTCGGGCTTGAGCACCTTCATGCGGGCCTGGCTCTCGTAGGTTTTATAGGTCAAGGGCCAGGTTACCAGCTTAATAAGCACTACCAGCAGCAGGATAATAATGCCGTAGTTACTGATGTACTGCTGCAAAAAGCTGAACACCGGGATAATCACGAAGCGGTTCACCCACCGAAACACGCCCCAGCCCAGGTACACGTTGCGGTCGAAGCCGGGGGCCACGCTCTTGAGCAAGCTGAACTGGTTCGGGCCGTAGAAGAAGCGATACTGCCCGCCAGCCGCGCTCGTCACGTCGGCCGCTGGTAGGGCCAGCGTCGTGCTCAGCGTCTTGATAAAGGTCGAGTCGGCCAGGTTCACCGTCGCGTTAAACTGCCCGCTGGCGAAG
The genomic region above belongs to Hymenobacter psoromatis and contains:
- a CDS encoding HNH endonuclease — protein: MDQKVLVLNGDYTAITLCSVQKAFVLLFLDKAEMVAKSEHGTLRTVSQAYPKPSIIRLARYVRVPYKGIALSRHNIFKRDQYECQYCGSTKVLTLDHVLPRSRGGDSGWTNLVTACSRCNHAKGQRTPAEANMPLRSQPKKPTLAGFLKLSAGTLDQNWHAYLG
- the lepB gene encoding signal peptidase I, encoding MLLRKADPTAPPKPPKSKSREWVDSLLFAVIAATLIRWATFEAYVIPSPSMEHSLLVGDYLFVSKLHYGPLTPQTPLQVPLTHQTVPILNVKSYSDAIQLPTYRFPGFSSIKRNDVVVFHVPHEQQYPADLRTNYIKRCIAIAGDTLEIRNGQIFLDGKPGTIGGSPQTTYFMAVDTPNDEVRQALHDQGVVDYDQPDGIPGASTDPETGKLGYYISCPAAVADYFRKQPYVKALTVTAPAVQLFPDVADFHVSGAASAVQRKWQLDNYGPLPIPKKGQTIALSPGNAAIYYKIVSQYEHNKNITWSPSGMILQDGKPLTSYTIKQNYYWMMGDNRHNSEDSRFWGFVPEDHVVGKAVLIWLSLDPFGDFWHKVRWNRLFHTIQ
- the dapB gene encoding 4-hydroxy-tetrahydrodipicolinate reductase encodes the protein MNILLIGYGKMGQTIAGLAVGRGHAIVGIVDHAASGSRIADFTPAQVDVAIEFTHPEAAFGNVAACLRQGLPLVCGSTGWLHHLEEAEALVAETNGALFYASNYSVGVNLFFHFNEYIAAKMHQFAAGYDVQVREIHHVHKVDQPSGTALTAAQGILANFPAKTSWRNAPAQSPGELTILSERQGEVVGTHEVRYTSSADTIELRHEAHSREGFALGALLAAEWLPGRHGVFGMKELLGL
- a CDS encoding DUF5683 domain-containing protein; translation: MKNILLLLPPRRGWGWLLGLVLLLAGAAPAWAQYPTSTTPNPLGAGTGLNAPPIVRPDTSTVRKLSKKEKRSQAAADSAKRTERLFGLHLTRPEKAGILALVPGTGQIYNHKYWKLPLVYGMVGGLGYWVSYQVRYYGYYKFANNLRPTSTKTVAQQINDAKDYEISDKDGVRTALAAAVAANPNVTLNGLIFYRRNLDLSILISGLGFGLQILDAVVDAHLHDFDVSDNLSLNWQPVLLPVPGQLVPAPGLGLTLRTK
- a CDS encoding ParB/RepB/Spo0J family partition protein, with protein sequence MSVEKNEEKIQAALSANPGVAGVAKRKIGGLGRGLNALIEGSYDKKGDREQRLVANPLNSVGQLSVDQIEANPFQPRSHFDQEALAELADSIKIQGIIQPVTVRQLGTNSYQLISGERRLQASKLAGLDTIPAYIRKADDQQMLEMALIENIQRENLNAIEIALSYQRLLSECQLRQEDLGERVGKNRSTVTNYLRLLKLPPSIQIGLRDSVIGMGHARALINIEDPQQQVDLFRRIVAEDLSVRRVEEVVRAGFGRPAGGSAAASRPQPTPVVPVAELRRTERQLTDHFGSKVQLRPGAQGRGEIKISFDSVEDMQRILHILHPA
- a CDS encoding DUF433 domain-containing protein, whose translation is MPTHPRNPLISSDPTVRGGRPYLTGTRIGVADILEWLGSGLTEAALLRDFPELTPEMIHACLRHSSDRGHWSY
- a CDS encoding DUF433 domain-containing protein; the protein is MLSSPAHPLIGIDPEIRFGRPCIAGTRISVRDVLGWLGKGMDVAGILQDFPELTQQAIEAAQAYAADQPTDYTKTFGREPDFRVTYRLFTVEEGGRKTPAYQGIRWDFCYEDKTIVPGWRFMIYPEFLDPDGYVIPNGPFSPVGQANMFILMPERRDFHRQHIRPGVRGFFMDGLPAGVCEVTEVLSLR
- a CDS encoding ParA family protein — its product is MGKIIAVANQKGGVGKTTSAINLAASLAALDYRTLLVDADPQANATSGVGFDPKDIENSVYECMVDGIAPQDIILQTNILPHLDLMPSHIDLVGAEVEMINLPNREEKMKEALRPLADQYDFIIIDCSPSLGLITVNALTAAHSVIIPVQCEYFALEGLGKLLNTIKIIQSRLNTNLEIEGILLTMYDVRLRLSNQVVEEVQLHFQQLVFDTIIPRNVKLSESPSFGIPVILHDAESKGAISYLNLAREIVEKNSVEARPEEAAEDELA
- a CDS encoding ABC transporter substrate-binding protein; this translates as MFLPALRLRLGRWLALLAGPALLAACQGNGLSAADERRVFRYNQPEALTSLDPAFARNQANSWATAQLYNGLLALDSTLQLAPALARRYHISPDGLTYTFTLRRGVRFHDDAAFQGGRGRLVTAADFVYSFRRLFDAKTASPGGWIFRGKVLEDKQGNISDTCFVAANDSTLRIHLKAPFIPFLSLLTMPYAYVVPHEAVEKYGKDFRAHPVGTGPFRFHAWDEGNVLLYQRNATYWRRDAQGRALPYLDAVAISFIADRKTEFLTFLQGKLDFLSGIREGSRDLILNPDGTVRADFRGRFNLQKAPYLNTEYLGFQLDSAHLTGEQAAQGRALRDPRVRQALGYALNRPELLAYVLNHVGRPGTAGFVPAALPSFSAAKVPGYTFQPDRARALLAAAGYGPRHPLQLRLSTVAERKAVGEYLQKNWANVGVQVQIDINQSAAQQELVDNGRVAFFTKSWLGDYPDAENYLALFYSPNFSPAGPDKTHYKAAEYDQLYQQAIREHDAARRTALYQAMDRLVVRDAPVLSLYYDEVIRLTQRNVRGLAPNPMNQLELERVRKE
- a CDS encoding DUF6438 domain-containing protein, encoding MRFLLWLLLLTLPACAQKKMPRASRAATAPTPPRAAQPEPVLVFQRTPCYGTCPAYTATIFADGRVEYEGQRFVPVVGKRTLSLPPTKVAALLAEAQRIGFSQLDERYAGNTSDLPATLIKVHPAGQPAKSVFAEENIPANLQGYINYLKGQLDPLAGMALKE
- the yidC gene encoding membrane protein insertase YidC translates to MDRNQATGLFLISALLLIYLFFFSPKAEPEKNKAQAPTTAATPASATAPTPALAPDVKLDSAAGPVRGIELKNPELTLLFSTQGGRVTAVRLNGYKTFFGKPLNLFDAQSARYNTTLTTTGGQKVDFAGLNFQADAPTTTPDGGQQLTFRAAVGGGTVTQTYTLPKTGFEVKYNLKLAGVPVQEPLKFSFVDHVRQTEQDLKQNRNHTTINHYQATGDHNALAEASEKPEEVTVAAPLLWAADKHDFFVAGFVADSQPFASGQFNATVNLADSTFIKTLSTTLALPAADVTSAAGGQYRFFYGPNQFSLLKSVAPGFDRNVYLGWGVFRWVNRFVIIPVFSFLQQYISNYGIIILLLVVLIKLVTWPLTYKTYESQARMKVLKPEIDAIKAKHPDDQVKNQQETMKLYNQFGVSPLSGCVPTLLTLPILFAMFQFFPNAIELRQEPFLWAKDLSTYDNPILLPFTLPYLGSHISLFTVLMTISTLFMTYQSNQMNASAMQGPMKFYSYLMPLIFFFVLNSFAAGLTWYYLVSNVVTLGQQALTRSFVNDTKIRAQLDANKIKNKDKKPGGFQARIAEAMRTAQERDAQAKKKG